From a single Cytophagales bacterium WSM2-2 genomic region:
- the murF gene encoding UDP-N-acetylmuramoyl-tripeptide--D-alanyl-D-alanine ligase produces MIEIQELYKKYLECGVVCTDTRQIVKGSIFFALKGPTFNANTFAREALDKGAAYAVVDESAFADNEKCLLVNDGLQALQQLASHHRSQLKIPVIGLTGSNGKTTSKELLNAVLRKKYKTFATKGNLNNHIGVPLSILAIDTSIEIAVIEMGANHVGEIADLSKIANPTHGFITNIGKAHTGMFGGFENVIRAKSELYQHLISNRGQVFINSQNLILKNMAKRFDSPLFYPAAGDYYHAQLISADPFVRFKAENGDEVQTQIVGSYNFENIASALCIGKFFKVDAKLANEAIANYKPENMRSQVVTKGTNIIILDAYNANPSSMAAAIENLASMKASKKVVVLGDMYELENPEAEHQAIGKLIAEKRIDEVFLVGKFFKAALSEIPQARYFESKQLLIEDLKSHPVSHSTILVKASRGIGLEGVLDFL; encoded by the coding sequence ATGATTGAAATTCAGGAGCTCTATAAAAAATACCTGGAGTGCGGTGTTGTTTGCACGGATACAAGACAAATCGTTAAAGGTTCCATTTTCTTTGCGTTAAAAGGACCAACTTTTAATGCGAATACTTTTGCCAGGGAAGCATTGGACAAAGGAGCTGCCTATGCTGTAGTGGATGAATCAGCTTTTGCTGATAATGAAAAATGCCTATTGGTGAATGACGGTCTCCAGGCTCTTCAGCAATTAGCGAGTCATCACAGGAGTCAATTAAAAATTCCGGTCATCGGACTCACAGGCTCTAACGGCAAGACCACGAGCAAGGAGTTGCTAAACGCAGTACTGCGAAAGAAGTACAAGACTTTTGCCACCAAAGGCAATTTGAACAATCACATTGGCGTGCCACTTTCCATTCTGGCTATTGATACAAGTATTGAAATAGCTGTTATTGAGATGGGAGCTAATCACGTGGGTGAGATTGCCGATTTGTCGAAGATTGCCAATCCGACACACGGGTTCATTACAAATATTGGGAAAGCCCATACAGGTATGTTTGGCGGGTTCGAGAATGTGATCCGCGCCAAGTCAGAATTATACCAACATCTGATTTCAAATCGTGGTCAGGTTTTTATCAACTCTCAAAATCTGATTTTGAAGAACATGGCGAAGCGTTTTGATTCACCTCTGTTCTATCCGGCAGCAGGTGATTATTACCACGCTCAACTGATCTCTGCTGATCCTTTTGTGAGATTCAAAGCAGAAAATGGGGACGAAGTTCAAACACAAATTGTAGGAAGCTACAATTTTGAAAACATTGCCTCGGCTCTTTGTATCGGAAAGTTTTTTAAAGTCGATGCTAAGCTTGCTAATGAAGCCATTGCAAATTACAAACCTGAGAACATGCGCTCACAGGTAGTAACGAAGGGAACCAATATAATAATCCTGGACGCTTACAATGCGAATCCGAGTTCAATGGCTGCAGCTATCGAGAATCTTGCTTCCATGAAGGCATCAAAAAAAGTCGTGGTACTTGGTGACATGTACGAATTGGAAAATCCGGAGGCCGAGCATCAGGCGATAGGTAAATTAATTGCAGAGAAAAGGATTGATGAGGTTTTTCTGGTTGGAAAATTTTTTAAAGCAGCACTATCGGAAATTCCGCAAGCCAGGTACTTTGAGAGTAAACAACTTTTGATTGAGGATTTGAAAAGCCATCCCGTGAGTCACTCAACGATTTTGGTAAAAGCATCTCGCGGAATCGGCCTGGAAGGTGTTTTGGATTTCCTGTAA